From a single Bryobacter aggregatus MPL3 genomic region:
- a CDS encoding RHS repeat domain-containing protein, which translates to MPALTLETPQGPNWYFANNQINGWSTDIVGNVTGVGSMVRSFSYDAENRQLSATINGVTTTYRYDGDGRRVQKVAGTVVTTYVYDAAGELAAEYTNQTVPSACGTPTCYVTADHLGSTRLLTDSFGNVARRYDYLPFGVELFAGTNGRTVGLGYTSSGDGFSPKFTGMNRDAETGLDYFNARYYSAEQGRFTSPDPGNAGAHPADPQTWNGYAYVNNSPLNYTDPTGEGIFGTIFGVLAGVFTANPWIGLAASAAGNGIDAAIWGPGAVGIAGTPFNIGSLTSCGGPLGNCGSIGGLWTEQSPIGPSVKDTSAIIYNAQKPTETGLTGQWHHAIGRRIFNALQDHPILKGAYRYRDPRFVTQAKDLASHRGYEHWHIEYDRMVSDFVSRARYLTPVAFEAYLRDLYKTLPSLASRFPKGLGGGMLPVLPVHEWQKLMRCGGEACQSGSYVY; encoded by the coding sequence TTGCCTGCACTGACCTTGGAGACGCCGCAAGGCCCGAACTGGTATTTCGCTAACAATCAGATCAATGGTTGGTCGACAGACATCGTGGGCAACGTGACTGGTGTTGGCTCGATGGTACGGAGCTTTAGCTACGATGCGGAGAACCGGCAATTGTCGGCGACGATCAATGGCGTGACGACGACATACAGGTACGACGGAGACGGCCGCAGGGTCCAGAAGGTCGCCGGAACCGTTGTCACGACCTATGTTTATGACGCGGCGGGCGAGCTTGCCGCGGAATACACGAACCAGACTGTACCAAGCGCATGCGGCACCCCGACATGCTACGTGACAGCGGATCACTTGGGTAGCACTCGGCTGTTGACCGACTCGTTCGGCAATGTAGCCAGGCGATACGACTATCTGCCTTTCGGCGTCGAGCTATTCGCGGGAACCAACGGACGAACGGTGGGGCTCGGGTATACGTCATCCGGCGACGGCTTCAGCCCGAAGTTTACCGGCATGAATCGCGACGCTGAGACGGGTCTGGACTACTTCAATGCGCGGTACTATTCGGCGGAACAGGGGCGGTTCACGAGTCCGGATCCGGGGAATGCCGGGGCGCATCCGGCTGATCCACAGACTTGGAATGGATATGCCTATGTCAACAACAGTCCGCTCAACTACACCGATCCGACTGGTGAAGGAATTTTCGGCACGATCTTCGGAGTTTTGGCGGGAGTGTTCACAGCGAACCCCTGGATCGGGCTGGCGGCTTCTGCTGCCGGAAATGGGATCGATGCGGCCATCTGGGGACCGGGCGCAGTTGGCATAGCGGGAACGCCCTTCAACATCGGGAGCCTTACATCGTGCGGAGGACCGCTAGGAAACTGTGGCAGTATTGGCGGCCTTTGGACGGAGCAATCACCGATCGGGCCGAGTGTGAAGGATACCAGCGCGATTATTTATAACGCGCAAAAACCGACAGAAACAGGGTTGACAGGTCAGTGGCATCATGCGATTGGTCGCCGCATCTTCAATGCTCTCCAGGATCATCCTATACTCAAGGGAGCATATCGTTATCGTGACCCTCGGTTTGTAACTCAGGCGAAGGACTTGGCGTCGCACCGAGGTTATGAGCATTGGCACATAGAATATGATCGCATGGTGTCAGATTTTGTTTCTAGAGCTAGATATCTAACGCCAGTAGCTTTTGAGGCATATCTCAGAGATCTATATAAAACCCTCCCATCGCTCGCGTCGCGTTTTCCTAAGGGACTCGGCGGGGGGATGCTCCCGGTGCTTCCTGTACACGAATGGCAAAAACTAATGAGGTGCGGAGGGGAGGCGTGCCAAAGTGGAAGTTATGTTTACTAA